The nucleotide sequence CTAGTCTGTGGTCCAATAGGTACGTTGTGAATGTTGAATGGATGAGCTcctgaatttaaatatttaaccaatcaaaaacatgattttttttgtttgtatcatTCCTCATGAGCCTGTTTATAAAATTgattctttgttttccagttgaTGAAACTTCTGAACAggaacaaaaacataaagaaataaacaacagcaATGCTCAGAACCCCAGTGCAGAAGAAGGGGGTGAAGAACAGGATGAAGACATTTTACCTCTAAcccttgaagagaaagaaaacaaagaatacttaaaatctttatttgaaattttaattctaatgggaaaacaaaacatcCCTCTGGATGGGCATGAAACTGATGGACTCCCAGAGGGTCTCTTTACCCCGGATAACTTTCAAGCACTCCTGGAGTGCCGGATAAATTCTGGTGAAGAGGTTCTGAGAAAGCGCTTTGAGACAACAGCAGTTAACACATTGTTCTGCTCGAAAACACAGCAGAAGCAGATGCTAGAGATCTGTGAGAGCTGCATTCGGGAGGAAACCCTCAGGGAAGTGAGAGACTCCCACTTCTTTTCCATCATCACTGACGACGTAGTGGACATAGCAGGAGAAGAGCACTTGCCTGTGCTGGTGAGGTTTGTCGATGAGTCTCATAACCTGAGAGAGGAATTTGTGGGCTTCTTGCCTTATGAAGCTGATGCAGAAATTTTGGCTGTGAAATTTCACACCACGATAACTGAGAAGTGGGGATTGAACATGGAGTATTGTCGTGGCCAGGCTTACATTGTGTCCAGTGGattttcttccaaaatgaaaGTTGTTGCTTCTAGGCTTTTAGAGAAATATCCCCAAGCTGTCTACACACTTTGCTCTTCCTGTGCCTTAAATATGTGGTTGGCAAAATCCGTGCCTGTTGTGGGAGTGTCTGTTGCATTAGGAACCATTGAGGAAGTCTGTTCTTTCTTCCATCGATCTCCGCAACTGCTTTTAGAGCTTGACAATGTCATTTCTGTCCTCTTTCAGAACAATGAGGAAAAGGGTAAAGAACTCAAGGAAATTTGCCATTCTCAGTGGACAGGTAGGCACGATGCTTTCGAAATTTTAGTGGACCTCCTACAAGCACTTGTTTTATGTTTAGATGGTATAAATAGTGACACAAACATTAGATGGAATAACTATATAGCTGGCCGAGCGTTTGTACTCTGTAGCGCGGTAACAGATTTTGATTTCGTCGTTACCATTGTCGTTCTTAAAAATGTTCTATCTTTTACAAGAGCCTTTGGGAAAAATCTCCAGGGGCAAACCTCCGATGTCTTCTTTGCAGCCAGTAGCTTGACTGCAGTACTGCATTCACTGAATGAAGTGATGGAAAATATCGAAGTTTATCATGAATTTTGGTTTGAAGAAGCCACAAATTTGGCTACTAAACTTGATATTCAGATGAAGCTCCCTGGGAAGTTCCGCAGAGCCCAGCAAGGTAACCTGGAATCTCAGCTAACCTCCGAGAGTTACTATAAAGAAACTCTAAGTGTCCCAACAGTGGAACACATTATTCAGGAACTGAAAGATATATTCTCAGAACAGCACCTCAAAGCTCTTAAATGCTTATCTCTGGTGCCCTCTGTCATGGGACAGCTCAAATTTAATACATCGGAGGAGCACCATGCTGACATGTACAGGAGTGACTTACCCAACCCGGACACACTCTCAGCTGAGCTGCATTGTTGGAGAATCAAGTGGAAACACAGAGGGAAAGATATAGAGCTTCCATCCACCATTTATGAAGCCCTGCATCTGCCAGACATCaagttttttcctaatgtttatgcATTGCTGAAAGTCCTATGCATTCTTCCTGTGATGAAGGTTGAGAATGAACGCTATGAAAATGGGCGAAAGCGTCTCAAAGCATACCTGAGGAACACTTTGACAGACCAAAGGTCAAGTAACTTGGCTTTGCTTaacataaattttgatataaaacATGATCTGGATTTAATGGTAGACACCTATATCAAACTCTATACAAGTAAGTCAGAGCTTCCTACAGATAACTCAGAAACCATTGAAAATACTTAGGAGACTTTTAAAGTAGGCTTTCTCTTATGTTTGATATTTGGAAAAATCTgtaagaaatttgaaaacatcTTACGGAAAAGCTGTCAGGTATACGTAGGCCACTTAATCACTGAATATCTTGACCTGCCGACCTCTCATTGAGTACATTAGCCATTGATAATCTGCCTATTTAAATGGCCCCCGTTTGAACTCTTATGCTTTGGAGACATAACTGCTCTTCCAGAAGATAGCGTTGAAAGTGCCACATTACATTTCTGTGGGATCTCTGCTAATGGCACTTTGGAATTGTTTTAGTTAAGTCATTTTAGACATAACATTTATTATCACTGGATCCAGTTGTTGGGTATTGAGTTATCAGTTCTTAGAAGAAATAGATTTGGAAGAGGTGTGGgagaaaggaatatattttataaaatgttacaatGAAGCTCATGAGTGACCTGGAGTGTTAAGTATGTTAAAAATCTGTGATGGAGATTTAAGGGAGTTATCAgacagctagagagagagagagaatggaaaacatgTGAGCTTGCAAGGATTTCAGTGTAGATTTTGTCTTTATCAAACGAACTTAAAGGAACAAGTTACAGTTAGAGTTTGAATGGGCTAGCCTGCCATTGTCGGTCCACATTGGGTTGTTGCTGTTTACATTCCTTTGTTGAGCCTACATCTTCATAAGCTTTTTAGCAGGTATTTGTTGAACACCTCTGTTTCATGGTCAAGACAGGATCAGAGGCCATGGATACTGACAACtgatttgtctgttttcctctttttccatgaCTGTATCTACTGCCTCGTCTTGATTTCTAAACAAAACCTGGAAAACCTACAAAAATAAGTGTTTTGTGGTTTACCTaggaataatacagaaaatattactgttatttttggTGAAGAAAATCAATTTTGTATAGTTTATTTCAAcctaaataaaatgtgaattttgtttAAAGTTCGGGCACATTATTTTTGGTGGGGACAAAACAGATTCTTGTGGtaaattgttttttcaaaaatatctccTTCACAATTGAAGAAtgtaggtttttggtttgtttttttgggggggggtggtataTGGCTTACTACTTGGGGTATATAAAAGGTTCTTTAATAACTAAATAATAAGGTTCATCTAACtgatgttttttaatattatatgctGTATGACCCTGTTACAAATTTTCAGGGTTTGTGTAATTGTTGATGGCTAAAATGTAAACACGTGAATATAATTGCAGAGATGTCATTGGATTATGTTGGGATACCTTAGTGTTATATCTGAGTTTCAGAAAACGGAACGGGGTGCGTTTGCAGAGTGCAGGTCTTAATGATAGCTGGAAGTGCATTTGCCTGTCGTGGACAAGGCTGGTGGATGTGTCAGAGCAGGACACATTACTCATGCAGGTTATAAAAAAGATAACAGAGTTTATCTTACAGTCAGAGCTCCTAAGAGGTGCCTCTGTCTTTGGCAGAAAGAATTGATCAGGTTCATGATGGCAGGATGACAATGAGGGAAACAGAGCCGGCCTTCTAATACCTGCTTCTAGTCCTTAGGATATTTCAGAGTGGTGTGACCTTGGTAGATTTTTTAACCTGGGTatgtttcctcaactataaaaacCACATTCgtggggcgcttggctggctcagtcgaaagagcacgcaactcttgatcttggggttgtgagttcaagccccactttgggtatagagatttacttaaataaaaacttaaaaaaataataaaaataaaaaccacacttaTTTATAGTTATGCCATGAAGGGTAGATAATTTATCATCAGTTACCTGTGGCTGCTTGGCAACATcccaaaacttagcagcttaaaaaaaCCAGTTCATCTTGTTTCTCAGTTTTGTGGCTTGGTTGAGTGGTTCTTTTGCTGGTGTCATGTGGGTACTCTGCATTCTGCTGGCAGATTGGCTAGGGGCTGGGTGGAACAGCTGGGCCTCTCCATGTGGTCTTTTACCTTGGGCTTAGGGCATAGTGGTCTCAGTACCAAGGAGGCAAAGGCAGGAGCTTCAAAGCCTGAGCTCAAGAACTCACAGAACATCACTTTCACCACATTCTTTTGGTCACAGGAGGTCATGAGGCTGGCCCAGATTCAAGGCGTGAGGAAATCGGCTCCTCATCCTGAAAGACAAGCTGCAAAACGCAGCCATGTTTGCAGTCTGCCATAATCATGTATGCAAAATAGCCATGCAACAAGCATTGGTTAAGCTTTTAAGGTGCccatcatttgtttttataatctgTATATTCTCTAAATTAATGTGGGACTGTAGTGAAAGCCCCCAAACCCTAattaattaaatgcatttttacaaACTCTGGGTCTTTGAAGATAGATGGAGTCATTGGGTCACATAAAACTGGGATTGTCGTTTTCGCAAGATTAGATAGAAAGTTGTGGGTGTTGTGACTGCTTATGAATTAATATGAATATTCCACAAATATCAGATGAATGCCGACTGTGTGCCAGGCTTAAGGGCTGCGCTTTCTCACTCACTGGCGCTTGCAGTCTTGAGTTGCAAGTACAAGTTACAGAAGTACAGTTGTACTTATTTGTAACTATACATAAACACACTTTACAGAGTTAGGTGAATCGAatttattaaaagtaaagaaGACAGGCCATCTATAAAAGCatgtgcagtttttaaaaaaaatgctgtatttaAACAGTTGGCAAAATATGCCAGAAAATAGATTTAGATTTAAGATTCTGCTAATCTAACTGGAAGAATTTTTGCTTTTGACATGTCCACTCACatttttgggaaagaaaaaaagttaacataGTTGAAGCCTAACTAGGATGTGTTACCTGAAAAATGAGAGCAAACACTTTATTAGtaattttgtgtcatttttatttaattcttaacaaaaaccctGAGGTAAATAGTAATTGAGTTGAAAGAGACCC is from Neofelis nebulosa isolate mNeoNeb1 chromosome 10, mNeoNeb1.pri, whole genome shotgun sequence and encodes:
- the THAP12 gene encoding 52 kDa repressor of the inhibitor of the protein kinase isoform X2, with amino-acid sequence MPNFCAAPNCTRKSTQSDLAFFRFPRDPARCQKWVENCRRADLEDKTPDQLNKHYRLCAKHFETSMICRTSEDEIRTLKQKKIDETSEQEQKHKEINNSNAQNPSAEEGGEEQDEDILPLTLEEKENKEYLKSLFEILILMGKQNIPLDGHETDGLPEGLFTPDNFQALLECRINSGEEVLRKRFETTAVNTLFCSKTQQKQMLEICESCIREETLREVRDSHFFSIITDDVVDIAGEEHLPVLVRFVDESHNLREEFVGFLPYEADAEILAVKFHTTITEKWGLNMEYCRGQAYIVSSGFSSKMKVVASRLLEKYPQAVYTLCSSCALNMWLAKSVPVVGVSVALGTIEEVCSFFHRSPQLLLELDNVISVLFQNNEEKGKELKEICHSQWTGRHDAFEILVDLLQALVLCLDGINSDTNIRWNNYIAGRAFVLCSAVTDFDFVVTIVVLKNVLSFTRAFGKNLQGQTSDVFFAASSLTAVLHSLNEVMENIEVYHEFWFEEATNLATKLDIQMKLPGKFRRAQQGNLESQLTSESYYKETLSVPTVEHIIQELKDIFSEQHLKALKCLSLVPSVMGQLKFNTSEEHHADMYRSDLPNPDTLSAELHCWRIKWKHRGKDIELPSTIYEALHLPDIKFFPNVYALLKVLCILPVMKVENERYENGRKRLKAYLRNTLTDQRSSNLALLNINFDIKHDLDLMVDTYIKLYTSKSELPTDNSETIENT
- the THAP12 gene encoding 52 kDa repressor of the inhibitor of the protein kinase isoform X1 — encoded protein: MPNFCAAPNCTRKSTQSDLAFFRFPRDPARCQKWVENCRRADLEDKTPDQLNKHYRLCAKHFETSMICRTSPYRTVLRDNAIPTIFDLTSHLNNPHSRHRKRIKELSEDEIRTLKQKKIDETSEQEQKHKEINNSNAQNPSAEEGGEEQDEDILPLTLEEKENKEYLKSLFEILILMGKQNIPLDGHETDGLPEGLFTPDNFQALLECRINSGEEVLRKRFETTAVNTLFCSKTQQKQMLEICESCIREETLREVRDSHFFSIITDDVVDIAGEEHLPVLVRFVDESHNLREEFVGFLPYEADAEILAVKFHTTITEKWGLNMEYCRGQAYIVSSGFSSKMKVVASRLLEKYPQAVYTLCSSCALNMWLAKSVPVVGVSVALGTIEEVCSFFHRSPQLLLELDNVISVLFQNNEEKGKELKEICHSQWTGRHDAFEILVDLLQALVLCLDGINSDTNIRWNNYIAGRAFVLCSAVTDFDFVVTIVVLKNVLSFTRAFGKNLQGQTSDVFFAASSLTAVLHSLNEVMENIEVYHEFWFEEATNLATKLDIQMKLPGKFRRAQQGNLESQLTSESYYKETLSVPTVEHIIQELKDIFSEQHLKALKCLSLVPSVMGQLKFNTSEEHHADMYRSDLPNPDTLSAELHCWRIKWKHRGKDIELPSTIYEALHLPDIKFFPNVYALLKVLCILPVMKVENERYENGRKRLKAYLRNTLTDQRSSNLALLNINFDIKHDLDLMVDTYIKLYTSKSELPTDNSETIENT